In Leptolyngbya sp. SIO1E4, one DNA window encodes the following:
- a CDS encoding aromatic ring-hydroxylating dioxygenase subunit alpha translates to MPLESYTQQGLPADAYTQPRYLQHERQTVFSRYWVCVGLASDVPNPGDVYPTEVAGMPIVLVRDGRRPGGQAGTEKGSKLRAFHNVCSHRGLQLVNQPCNVQGSLRCPYHSWAYKLDGTLKSTPHFGGYYQDSHAGFDRASKGLVPIRCEQWLDMVFVNLSGDAPPLKTYLQPVIERWSGYDLSLLRRESKAVTLTCNANWKLAVENFSESYHLSWVHPALNNCSRMEDHFGFDVADPHVGQGSLRYQSGVIEGRSLPTFPNLADMGKQTVAEYITVFPNLMLGVHPDYFLVFTVNPLQPDQTAERMVFYFVGDDAMTPENTALRHLPIDLWKVTNDEDIDMIERMQVGRQSPKFTGGCFSPALEQTVYRFQQQVAKAVGGVDGEVGR, encoded by the coding sequence ATGCCCCTGGAATCTTATACACAGCAGGGGTTGCCAGCAGACGCTTACACCCAGCCTCGCTATCTGCAACACGAGCGTCAAACCGTTTTCAGTCGCTATTGGGTCTGTGTCGGGCTAGCATCAGATGTGCCTAATCCTGGGGATGTTTATCCGACCGAAGTGGCGGGCATGCCCATTGTTTTGGTGCGCGATGGTCGCAGGCCCGGTGGTCAAGCCGGGACAGAAAAAGGGAGTAAGCTGCGGGCCTTTCACAACGTCTGCAGCCACCGGGGTCTGCAGTTAGTCAATCAGCCCTGCAACGTGCAAGGCAGTCTCCGGTGTCCCTATCATTCCTGGGCCTATAAGCTAGACGGTACCCTTAAAAGCACGCCTCACTTTGGGGGGTATTACCAAGACTCCCATGCTGGCTTTGATCGCGCCAGCAAAGGGCTCGTCCCCATCCGCTGCGAACAGTGGTTAGACATGGTCTTTGTTAACTTGTCGGGAGACGCCCCACCGCTGAAAACTTATCTGCAACCCGTGATTGAGCGCTGGTCAGGCTATGACCTCAGCTTGCTGCGTCGCGAATCTAAAGCGGTCACTCTGACCTGCAACGCGAATTGGAAGCTCGCCGTCGAAAATTTCTCTGAAAGTTATCACCTGAGTTGGGTGCATCCCGCTCTGAACAACTGCTCCCGCATGGAAGACCATTTTGGCTTTGACGTTGCCGATCCCCATGTCGGGCAGGGGAGTTTGCGTTATCAAAGCGGCGTGATTGAGGGGCGATCGCTGCCCACCTTCCCGAACCTGGCAGATATGGGCAAACAAACTGTCGCCGAATATATCACCGTTTTCCCCAACCTAATGCTGGGAGTTCATCCCGACTATTTCCTCGTCTTTACCGTGAACCCCCTCCAACCCGACCAAACAGCCGAACGCATGGTGTTCTACTTCGTAGGCGATGACGCCATGACCCCCGAGAACACCGCCCTGCGTCACCTCCCCATCGATTTGTGGAAAGTTACCAACGACGAAGACATCGACATGATTGAGCGCATGCAAGTCGGACGCCAGTCACCCAAATTCACCGGAGGCTGCTTTTCCCCCGCCCTAGAGCAAACGGTTTATCGATTCCAGCAGCAGGTCGC
- a CDS encoding BCCT family transporter: MHLNGHRSRSRRQPGDRNITGYGFDFHPEVFLVSAGLILLFVVVTLIFQEPAENAFGAIQTFIADAMGWFLILSVSIYLGIAIILAFSKFGKIRLGGQNAQPDFPTFAWVAMLISAGMGIGLMFWSVAEPIYHFQDPPALIGVIDPLSGEAAQQALGITFFHWGLHAWGIYALVGLALGFFAYNWGLPLTIRSVFYPILGDRIYGWPGNVVDILAVASTLFGLATSLGFGVQQVNAGFNFLVGLPISTPIQVGLIAIITGFATASVVSGLDAGVRRLSELNMILAAIFMGFVLLVGPTLFILGSFVETLGYYAASLPTLSFWTETFEGTAWQNGWTVFYWGWWVSWSPFVGIFIARVSKGRTVREFVLGVLLLPSLLTFLWMSVFGGTALSMELGGLQGVISNAVSENVATALFVMMQQLPLTGITSFVGIVLVVVFFVTSSDSGSLVVDSLTSGGKLDSPITQRVFWAVTEGVVAAVLLLGGGLQALQTASITTGLPFAIVLLVMCYSLYRGLSQELAMIEAQALQKTESAAEEAIVQ; encoded by the coding sequence CTGCATCTAAATGGTCACCGTTCTCGAAGTCGCCGACAGCCTGGCGATCGCAACATTACAGGCTACGGCTTTGACTTTCACCCAGAGGTATTTCTGGTCTCTGCCGGGTTGATTCTGCTGTTTGTGGTTGTGACGCTGATTTTTCAAGAGCCTGCAGAGAATGCTTTTGGCGCCATTCAAACCTTTATTGCTGATGCTATGGGCTGGTTTTTGATCCTGTCCGTCAGCATTTATCTTGGCATCGCAATTATTTTGGCCTTTAGCAAATTTGGCAAAATCCGCCTGGGTGGACAAAACGCTCAGCCCGATTTTCCCACCTTTGCCTGGGTTGCCATGCTCATCAGTGCTGGCATGGGGATCGGTCTCATGTTCTGGAGCGTTGCTGAACCCATTTATCACTTCCAAGATCCACCTGCTCTGATTGGCGTGATTGATCCCCTCTCTGGGGAAGCTGCCCAGCAGGCGTTGGGCATTACCTTTTTCCACTGGGGGCTCCATGCCTGGGGGATCTATGCATTAGTGGGGCTTGCTCTGGGGTTCTTTGCCTACAATTGGGGGCTGCCGCTTACGATTCGCTCCGTGTTTTATCCCATCTTGGGCGATCGCATTTATGGCTGGCCCGGTAATGTGGTGGATATTTTGGCCGTAGCCTCCACCTTATTTGGGCTGGCAACCTCCCTCGGATTTGGGGTACAGCAGGTCAATGCCGGGTTCAACTTTTTAGTCGGTCTACCCATTAGCACACCAATTCAGGTCGGGTTAATTGCGATCATTACAGGCTTTGCCACCGCTTCTGTAGTCTCTGGCCTGGATGCTGGGGTGCGGCGCCTCAGCGAACTCAATATGATTCTGGCCGCCATCTTCATGGGGTTTGTGTTGCTAGTAGGGCCAACCTTGTTCATCTTGGGGTCTTTTGTCGAAACCTTAGGCTATTACGCGGCTTCCTTGCCCACCCTCAGCTTTTGGACTGAAACCTTTGAGGGGACTGCCTGGCAAAATGGATGGACTGTATTCTATTGGGGCTGGTGGGTTTCTTGGTCTCCTTTTGTGGGCATCTTTATCGCCCGCGTGTCTAAGGGGCGAACCGTTCGGGAGTTTGTGCTGGGCGTACTGCTGCTGCCGTCACTGCTCACCTTCCTGTGGATGTCAGTGTTCGGCGGCACCGCACTCTCAATGGAGTTAGGTGGCTTGCAAGGCGTTATCAGTAATGCCGTGAGTGAGAACGTGGCTACGGCCCTCTTTGTCATGATGCAACAGCTACCTCTGACAGGTATTACCTCTTTTGTCGGCATTGTGCTGGTGGTGGTGTTCTTCGTCACGTCCTCTGATTCAGGCTCCCTCGTGGTCGATAGCCTCACCTCCGGGGGCAAGCTCGATTCTCCTATCACACAGCGTGTTTTCTGGGCTGTGACTGAAGGCGTCGTCGCTGCCGTGCTGCTATTGGGGGGCGGTCTGCAAGCGTTACAAACTGCATCGATTACGACTGGGTTACCCTTTGCAATTGTGCTGCTTGTGATGTGCTACAGCCTGTATCGAGGTCTGAGTCAAGAGCTGGCCATGATTGAAGCCCAAGCTTTGCAGAAAACCGAAAGCGCTGCTGAAGAGGCGATCGTTCAGTAA